The Euphorbia lathyris chromosome 2, ddEupLath1.1, whole genome shotgun sequence genome includes a window with the following:
- the LOC136218287 gene encoding chloroplast stem-loop binding protein of 41 kDa a, chloroplastic, with product MAAVAPSSLLFSSPYSSKLSSFSSSPLSLPCFSRSSYHLSISPTSLTHPKFSTNFPAASGFTVNASAAAKKKVLIVNTNSGGHAVIGFYFAKELLSSGHEVTIFTVGDESSDKMKKPPFSRFSEIVSAGGKTVWGDPAEVGKVVEGATFDVVLDNNGKDLDSVRPVADWAKSAGVKQFLFISSAGIYLPTEEPPHVEGDDVKASAGHVGVEKYIAETFSTWSSFRPQYMIGSGNNKDCEEWFFDRIVRNRPVLIPGSGMQLTNISHVRDLSSMLAVAVENPEAANTNIFNCVSDRAVTLDGMAKLCAKAAGLAFKIVHYDPKSVGIDAKKAFPFRNMHFYSEPRAAKEILGWRSTTNLPEDLKERFNEYVKIGRDKKPMKFELDDKILESLKVPVAA from the exons ATGGCTGCTGTTGCTccttcatctctcctcttctcttctCCTTATTCCTCAaagctttcttctttttcttcttctccacTTTCTCTTCCTTGTTTCTCTCGCTCCTCCTATCATCTCTCCATCTCTCCAACTTCTTTAACACACCCCAAATTCTCAACCAATTTCCCGGCAGCCTCTGGCTTCACCGTCAATGCGAGTGCCGCAGCGAAGAAGAAGGTTCTTATAGTTAACACAAACAGTGGTGGTCATGCCGTTATTGGGTTTTACTTTGCAAAGGAGCTTCTGAGTTCTGGCCATGAAGTCACTATCTTCACCGTTGGTGATGAGAGTTCTGATAAGATGAAGAAACCTCCATTCAGCAGATTCtca GAAATTGTGAGTGCTGGTGGGAAGACTGTATGGGGAGATCCAGCAGAAGTAGGAAAGGTTGTGGAAGGCGCAACATTTGATGTTGTGTTAGACAACAACGGAAAGGATCTTGATTCTGTCAG GCCTGTAGCCGACTGGGCCAAGAGTGCTGGTGTAAAGCAGTTTTTGTTCATCAGCAGTGCTGGAATCTATCTACCAACTGAAGAACCTCCTCACGTTGAAGGg GATGATGTTAAAGCTAGTGCAGGTCATGTTGGAGTGGAAAAATACATTGCAGAGACTTTCAGTACTTGGTCTTCATTCCGCCCCCAATACATGATCGGTTCCGGCAACAATAAAGATTGTGAAGAGTGGTTTTTTGATC GGATTGTACGGAACAGGCCAGTGCTGATCCCTGGCTCCGGGATGCAGCTCACTAATATTTCCCATGTTAGAGACTTGTCCTCTATGCTTGCTGTAGCTGTTGAGAACCCTGAAGCTGCCAATACCAACATATTCAATTGTGTAAGTGATCGTGCTGTCACTTTGGATGGAATGGCCAAACTCTGTGCTAAAGCTGCAGGTTTAGCATTTAAAATCGTGCATTACGATCCAAAATCTGTCGGAATAGATGCAAAGAAAGCATTTCCTTTCCGAAATATG CACTTCTATTCAGAACCTAGAGCTGCTAAGGAGATTCTGGGATGGCGTTCTACCACAAACCTTCCTGAGGACTTGAAAGAACGATTCAATGAGTATGTGAAAATTGGACGAGACAAGAAGCCTATGAAGTTCGAGTTAGATGATAAAATACTGGAGTCTCTCAAAGTTCCAGTTGCAGCGTGA
- the LOC136218288 gene encoding uncharacterized protein isoform X1 — protein sequence MENQGRIDLDRVKSMLKQERGNPSSEGMEAEPEIDNNSSKVNSKKTVKKPALGVRRSGRLREAVMAAENHQIEQIIEEITVSESDEENEPADDEFPKPTMDEKQLHEKIEGKDIHEKVDYLVELLIAQQKAMSQLNSRRIGERSGVGAVKYKSMYLDSQKKIEALTEEIKKFRIAYAKIEKYYKKAGEEILKMKEIIGWSDAEEDAGEDEGSANGTKATEAADECETGKRKRS from the exons ATGGAGAATCAGGGGAGGATTGATCTCGATCGAGTTAAATCCATG TTGAAGCAAGAGAGGGGGAATCCATCCAGTGAGGGTATGGAAGCAGAGCCTGAAATCGATAATAACAGTTCCAAAGTCAATTCTAAAAAGACAGTGAAGAAACCTGCTCTTGGAGTTAGGCGATCTGGGCGCCTTCGAGAAGCAGTTATGGCTGCAGAGAACCATCAAATTGAACAGATAATTGAAGAGATAACTGTTAGTGAAAGTGACGAAGAAAATGAGCCTGCAGATGATGAGTTTCCCAAACCTACTATGGATGAAAAACAACTTCATGAAAAAATTGAAGGGAAAGATATACATGAAAAAGTCGATTATCTTGTGGAACTTCTGATAGCACAACAAAAGGCCATGAGTCAATTGAACTCTAGg AGAATTGGTGAAAGATCTGGTGTAGGGGCAGTCAAATATAAATCCATGTATTTGGATTCCCAAAAGAAG ATTGAAGCTTTAACGGAGGAAATTAAGAAGTTTCGAATTGCTTATGCTAAAATTGAAAAG TATTATAAGAAAGCAGGGGAGGAAATTTTGAAGATGAAAGAAATAATAGGTTGGTCAGATGCAGAAGAGGATGCTGGAGAAGACGAGGGCAGTGCAAATGGGACAAAAGCAACGGAAGCTGCAGATGAATGCGAAACTGGCAAAAGAAAGAGGTCTTAA
- the LOC136220697 gene encoding uncharacterized protein, whose translation MGRKPMSVTPKNADKSHKSVNNAEGEMDDNPCLASLKKKKRISSTQDNKMDVQETTKTLKKKKNKSPLGIRRSERLQEPTPQTMDDKLLHDKIDFLLQLVQAQQKTIDELKSKRIEKCCFADNSGKYKSMYFDSQKKIEALIKENNELSTKLEYAHAQMELLKKAEEEISEKVEEMGFILCRSSGTINANQTLEPKGKRGPN comes from the exons ATGGGTAGGAAACCTATGTCTGTCACTCCCAAGAATGCAGACAAATCTCACAAG AGTGTGAATAATGCGGAGGGTGAAATGGATGATAATCCGTGCTTAGCaagtttgaagaagaagaagcgaaTATCTAGTACACAAGATAACAAGATGGATGTACAAGAGACAACAAAGacactgaagaagaagaagaacaagtccCCTCTTGGAATTAGACGATCTGAGAGGCTTCAAGAACCAACACCTCAAACTATGGATGACAAACTTCTTCATGACAAAATTGACTTTCTTCTGCAACTTGTGCAGGCACAACAAAAAACCATCGATGAATTGAAATCTAAG AGAATTGAGAAATGCTGCTTTGCTGACAACTCTGGGAAATACAAGTCCATGTATTTTGACTCCCAAAAGaag ATTGAAGCTCTAATCAAGGAAAACAATGAGCTCAGTACCAAGTTGGAATATGCTCATGCTCAAATGGAACTT CTTAAGAAAGCAGAAGAGGAAATATCCGAGAAGGTCGAGGAAATGGGTTTCATATTATGTAGGTCTAGTGGGACAATAAATGCAAACCAAACATTGGAacctaaaggaaagagaggtCCCAATTAA
- the LOC136218288 gene encoding uncharacterized protein isoform X2: MVRNRKKGEKSHKLKQERGNPSSEGMEAEPEIDNNSSKVNSKKTVKKPALGVRRSGRLREAVMAAENHQIEQIIEEITVSESDEENEPADDEFPKPTMDEKQLHEKIEGKDIHEKVDYLVELLIAQQKAMSQLNSRRIGERSGVGAVKYKSMYLDSQKKIEALTEEIKKFRIAYAKIEKYYKKAGEEILKMKEIIGWSDAEEDAGEDEGSANGTKATEAADECETGKRKRS, encoded by the exons ATGGTTAGGAATCGCAAGAAGGGAGAAAAATCTCACAAG TTGAAGCAAGAGAGGGGGAATCCATCCAGTGAGGGTATGGAAGCAGAGCCTGAAATCGATAATAACAGTTCCAAAGTCAATTCTAAAAAGACAGTGAAGAAACCTGCTCTTGGAGTTAGGCGATCTGGGCGCCTTCGAGAAGCAGTTATGGCTGCAGAGAACCATCAAATTGAACAGATAATTGAAGAGATAACTGTTAGTGAAAGTGACGAAGAAAATGAGCCTGCAGATGATGAGTTTCCCAAACCTACTATGGATGAAAAACAACTTCATGAAAAAATTGAAGGGAAAGATATACATGAAAAAGTCGATTATCTTGTGGAACTTCTGATAGCACAACAAAAGGCCATGAGTCAATTGAACTCTAGg AGAATTGGTGAAAGATCTGGTGTAGGGGCAGTCAAATATAAATCCATGTATTTGGATTCCCAAAAGAAG ATTGAAGCTTTAACGGAGGAAATTAAGAAGTTTCGAATTGCTTATGCTAAAATTGAAAAG TATTATAAGAAAGCAGGGGAGGAAATTTTGAAGATGAAAGAAATAATAGGTTGGTCAGATGCAGAAGAGGATGCTGGAGAAGACGAGGGCAGTGCAAATGGGACAAAAGCAACGGAAGCTGCAGATGAATGCGAAACTGGCAAAAGAAAGAGGTCTTAA
- the LOC136220474 gene encoding uncharacterized protein, which produces MAASVESPSPVPLRNIKESLSSPLFSPASDKRFWSALRCRIDSILENRHCKVPFKQDQLNLDPSPASDEAVGKSDRANRMKEDSMLLLRGFDSIGHTLSQLSNNLDNAIQGARCLAEPPTLSEIFHTNLSKSEDVKQEEEKNKGVKRKCYQTDNSVDQGNEIDENNKLKKAKNLAISMATKAASVARELKSIKSDLCFMQERCNLLEEENTRLRDGFSKGIRPEEDDLMRLQMEALLAEKSRLANENANLVRENQCLHQLVEYHQLTSHDLSASYEQLIHGMCLDFSSPSSIVQEEEEEEEAVRTPGTNICGFSTSLDQSFGEEQQ; this is translated from the exons ATGGCAGCCTCAGTCGAATCCCCCTCCCCTGTTCCCCTCAGAAACATCAAG GAGAGCTTGTCTTCTCCTCTGTTTAGCCCTGCCTCGGACAAGCGTTTCTGGAGTGCTCTCCGTTGCAGGATTGATTCAATTCTCGAAAATCGCCATTGCAAAGTACCATTCAAGCAAGATCAGCTCAATCTTGACCCCTCTCCAGCTTCCGATGAG GCTGTAGGAAAATCAGATCGAGCCAATAGAATGAAGGAGGATTCGATGCTCTTGCTTAGGGGCTTTGATTCCATTGGCCACACACTATCTCAGCTCTCCAACAATCTGGACAACGCTATTCAG GGAGCTAGATGTCTGGCTGAACCACCTACATTGAGCGAAATATTTCACACCAATCTCAGCAAGTCAGAGGATGTAaaacaagaagaagagaaaaataaaggagTGAAAAGGAAATGTTATCAAACTGATAACTCAGTGGATCAAGGAAATGAAATTGATGAGAATAATAAGCTGAAGAAAGCCAAGAAT CTTGCAATTTCAATGGCAACAAAAGCAGCTTCAGTTGCACGAGAACTGAAATCAATAAAATCAGATTTGTGCTTTATGCAAGAGAGATGCAATCTACTGGAGGAAGAAAACACAAGGCTTCGAGATGGATTTTCAAAGGGAATCAGACCAGAGGAAGATGACCTG ATGAGGCTTCAAATGGAGGCGCTGCTTGCTGAAAAATCAAGATTAGCAAACGAAAATGCAAATCTGGTGAGGGAAAATCAATGCCTTCACCAGCTTGTAGAATATCACCAGCTCACCTCCCATGATCTCTCTGCATCTTATGAACAACTTATTCATGGAATGTGCTTAGACTTTTCTTCTCCATCATCAATCgtacaagaagaagaagaagaagaagaagctgtaCGAACACCAGGAACAAATATTTGTGGTTTCTCCACTTCTCTTGACCAAAGCTTTGGAGAAGAGCAGCAGTAA
- the LOC136218286 gene encoding RAN GTPase-activating protein 1 — MDSTTQAFPNRVLSVKLWPPSQSTRLMLVERMTKNLITPSIISRKYGLLSKEEAEEDAKQIEEMAFIAANQNYQKEPDGDGSSAVQVYAKESSKLMLEVLKRGPKVKEDGEITMVAKDSAVADKFDISGGRRSFIGGEEAEDLFKPLKEPGNRYTKICFSNRSFGLDAAGVVAPILSSMKGQLTEADLSDFVAGRPELEALEVMNIVSSALEGCNLRYLNLSNNALGEKGLRAFGVLLKSQSNLEELYLINDGISEEAARAVCELIPSTKKLKVLQFHNNMTGDEGAFAIAEMVKSSPLLEDFRCSSTRIGSDGGIALAEALGTCSHLRKLDLRDNMFGVEAGVALSKSVHALVDLTEVYLSYLNLEDEGAEALANALKESAPSLEVLEMAGNDISEKGASFLAACIASKQFLSKLSLGENEMKDEGAILIAKAIESGHGQLLEVDMSTNSIRRAGARLLAQAVVLKPGFKLLNINGNFISDEGIDEVKDIFKNLPGVLGPLDENDPEGQDLDGEERDEDEDNEDELESKLKGLEIKHE; from the coding sequence ATGGATTCTACAACACAAGCTTTCCCAAACCGTGTGCTTTCTGTCAAATTATGGCCTCCTAGTCAGAGTACTAGGCTAATGCTTGTGGAGCGGATGACCAAGAATCTTATTACTCCATCAATTATTTCCAGAAAGTATGGCCTTTTAAGCAAAGAAGAGGCTGAGGAAGATGCGAAACAAATAGAAGAGATGGCATTTATTGCTGCCAATCAAAACTATCAGAAAGAGCCAGATGGTGATGGAAGTTCTGCAGTGCAGGTTTATGCTAAAGAATCAAGCAAACTCATGCTAGAAGTTCTTAAAAGGGGCCCTAAAGTGAAAGAGGATGGAGAAATAACGATGGTCGCGAAGGATTCTGCTGTTGCTGATAAGTTTGATATATCTGGTGGTCGACGGTCATTTATCGGTGGGGAGGAGGCGGAGGATCTTTTTAAGCCACTCAAGGAGCCAGGAAACAGATATACTAAGATATGTTTCAGCAATAGAAGTTTTGGCTTGGATGCAGCTGGTGTTGTAGCACCAATATTGTCATCTATGAAGGGCCAATTAACAGAAGCAGACTTATCAGACTTTGTTGCTGGAAGGCCTGAGTTAGAAGCTCTTGAAGTCATGAATATAGTTTCATCTGCCCTGGAGGGTTGTAACTTGAGGTATCTGAATCTTTCAAACAATGCCCTTGGAGAAAAAGGTCTGAGGGCTTTTGGGGTACTTCTCAAATCACAGAGTAATCTGGAGGAGCTATATCTGATAAATGATGGCATCTCAGAGGAAGCTGCACGGGCAGTATGTGAGCTGATACCTTCCACTAAAAAGCTTAAGGTCCTTCAGTTTCACAATAACATGACTGGAGATGAAGGTGCTTTTGCTATTGCTGAGATGGTGAAAAGTTCTCCTCTGTTGGAGGATTTTCGATGTTCTTCAACAAGGATAGGATCAGATGGTGGCATTGCTTTGGCTGAAGCTCTTGGAACATGTAGCCATTTGCGGAAGCTTGATCTGCGTGACAATATGTTTGGTGTTGAAGCTGGAGTTGCCCTAAGTAAGTCCGTACATGCACTTGTAGATCTCACTGAGGTTTACCTCAGTTATTTAAACTTAGAGGATGAGGGAGCAGAAGCACTTGCCAATGCTCTAAAAGAGTCTGCACCATCACTTGAAGTTCTAGAAATGGCTGGGAATGATATTTCTGAAAAAGGAGCATCTTTTTTGGCAGCATGCATTGCATCTAAGCAATTTCTCAGCAAGTTAAGCCTCGGTGAGAATGAAATGAAAGATGAAGGTGCTATTCTAATTGCCAAGGCAATAGAGAGTGGTCATGGTCAGTTACTTGAAGTTGATATGAGCACTAACTCGATCAGAAGGGCTGGGGCTAGGCTCTTGGCACAGGCTGTTGTACTGAAGCCTGGATTTAAGTTGCTTAATATCAATGGTAATTTCATATCTGATGAAGGGATTGATGAGGTGAAGGATATATTCAAGAACTTACCTGGTGTGCTTGGGCCTTTGGATGAGAATGATCCGGAAGGCCAAGATCTTGACGGGGAGGAAAGAGATGAGGATGAAGATAACGAGGATGAATTGGAATCCAAACTGAAGGGACTTGAGATCAAACATGAATAG